The following proteins come from a genomic window of Sorex araneus isolate mSorAra2 chromosome 1, mSorAra2.pri, whole genome shotgun sequence:
- the SURF6 gene encoding surfeit locus protein 6, with protein MASLLAKDAYLQGLARRICARPGPEPRERRRAAKTRAAGAAGAPPKKRKRAHKSRQRSEKAARPEVPAPGQESPATPGARTAAAAQRDASRSAGAPAGGTASEPESLFALDVLRQRLHEKIQQARGQDQKELSAAALEKRRRRKQERERKKRKRKELRAGEKEKAAEGPQAAAEAGAPPPAPDAPGPEAQGGSGLLFNKVEVRSDEPRSKAQRRRERRARLKGNLTPLTGRNYRQLLERLQARRERVEELREQDAGRAQELQARMQWTNLLYKAEGVKIRDDEQRLQEALKRKQRRRAQRERAWQGRTARVVQGMQQRQERRRQSLRRRKAARAARRLDKARKKGRVLPQDLERAGLVD; from the exons ATGGCCTCCCTGCTCGCCAAGGACGCCTACCTGCAGGGTCTGGCCCGGAGGATCTGCGCCCGGCCGGGCCCGGAGCCGCGGGAGCGCCGGCGGG CCGCCAAAACCCGGGCCGCGGGAGCTGCGGGGGCCCCTcctaagaagaggaagagagcacaTAAATCCCGGCAGCGGAGCGAGAAGGCGGCGCGGCCCGAGGTCCCGGCCCCGGGGCAGGAGTCTCCGGCCACCCCGGGGGCGCGGACAGCGGCTGCAGCCCAGCGCGATGCGTCCCGGTCCGCAGGAGCCCCTGCCG GCGGCACGGCCTCAGAGCCCGAGTCCCTCTTTGCCCTGGATGTCCTGCGACAGCGGCTGCACGAGAAGATCCAGCAGGCCCGGGGCCAG GACCAGAAGGAGCTGTCAGCCGCGGCTCTGGAGAAGAGGCGCCGGAGGAAGCAGGAGCGGGAGCGGAAGAAGAGGAAGCGGAAGGAGCTGAGAgcgggggagaaggagaaggcggCGGAGGGGCCACAGGCGGCCGCGGAGGCCGGcgcgccgcccccagcccctgacgCGCCCGGCCCGGAGGCCCAGGGAGGCTCGGGGCTGCTCTTCAATAAG GTGGAGGTGCGCAGCGACGAGCCGCGCAGCAAGGCCCAGCGGCGCAGGGAGCGGCGGGCCCGGCTGAAGGGGAACCTGACGCCGCTCACCGGGCGGAACTACCGGCAGCTGCTGGAGCGGCTGCAGGCGCGGCGCGAGCGCGTGGAGGAGCTGCGGGAGCAGGACGCGGGGCGCGCGCAGGAGCTGCAGGCCCGCATGCAGTGGACCAACCTGCTGTACAAGGCCGAGGGCGTGAAGATCCGCGACGACGAGCAGCGGCTGCAGGAGGCGCTGAAGCGCAAGCAGCGGCGGCGGGCGCAGCGGGAGCGCGCGTGGCAGGGGCGCACGGCCCGCGTGGTGCAGGGCATGCAGCAGCGCCAGGAGCGGCGGCGCCAGAGCCTGCGCCGGAGGAAGGCGGCCCGCGCCGCACGGCGCCTGGACAAGGCCCGCAAGAAGGGCCGCGTCCTGCCGCAGGACCTGGAGCGCGCCGGCCTGGTAGACTGA
- the MED22 gene encoding mediator of RNA polymerase II transcription subunit 22 isoform X1, with amino-acid sequence MAQQRALPQSKETLLQSYTKRLRDDAKSIMDNFTEIIKTAKIEDETQVSRATQGEQDHYEMHVRAANIVRAGESLMKLVSDLKQFLILNDFPSVNESVEQRNQQLRALQEDCDRKLVSLRDEVSVDLYELEEEFYSSSSSVGEANDLPLCQAYWRLDHDAGSQLGSPEPLPTPTPAAPTPRSMPEPPSPGPGS; translated from the exons ATGGCCCAGCAGCGAGCGCTGCCGCAGAGCAAGGAGACGCTGCTGCAGTCGTACACCAAGCGCCTCCGGGACGACGCCAAGTCCATCATGGACAACTTCACCGAGATCATCAAGACCGCCAAG ATCGAGGATGAGACGCAGGTGTCCAGGGCTACCCAGGGGGAGCAGGACCACTACGAGATGCACGTGCGGGCCGCCAACATC GTCCGAGCCGGAGAGTCCCTGATGAAGCTCGTGTCCGACCTCAAGCAGTTCCTCATCCTCAACGACTTCCCCTCCGTGAACGAGTCGGTGGAGCAGCGGAACCAGCAGCTGCGGGCGCTGCAGGAGGACTGTGACCGGAAGCTCGTCAGCCTGCGCGACGAGGTGTCCGTGGACCTGTACGAGCTGGAGGAGGAGTTTTACTCGTCCAG CTCGAGTGTTGGCGAAGCTAATGACCTGCCTCTGTGCCAAGCGTACTGGAGGCTGGACCACGACGCGGGCTCCCAGCTGGGGTCCCCAgaacccctgcccacccccacgccTGCGGCCCCAACCCCACGGAGCATgcctgagcccccctccccgggcccaggGTCTTAG
- the MED22 gene encoding mediator of RNA polymerase II transcription subunit 22 isoform X2, with translation MAQQRALPQSKETLLQSYTKRLRDDAKSIMDNFTEIIKTAKIEDETQVSRATQGEQDHYEMHVRAANIVRAGESLMKLVSDLKQFLILNDFPSVNESVEQRNQQLRALQEDCDRKLVSLRDEVSVDLYELEEEFYSSRYR, from the exons ATGGCCCAGCAGCGAGCGCTGCCGCAGAGCAAGGAGACGCTGCTGCAGTCGTACACCAAGCGCCTCCGGGACGACGCCAAGTCCATCATGGACAACTTCACCGAGATCATCAAGACCGCCAAG ATCGAGGATGAGACGCAGGTGTCCAGGGCTACCCAGGGGGAGCAGGACCACTACGAGATGCACGTGCGGGCCGCCAACATC GTCCGAGCCGGAGAGTCCCTGATGAAGCTCGTGTCCGACCTCAAGCAGTTCCTCATCCTCAACGACTTCCCCTCCGTGAACGAGTCGGTGGAGCAGCGGAACCAGCAGCTGCGGGCGCTGCAGGAGGACTGTGACCGGAAGCTCGTCAGCCTGCGCGACGAGGTGTCCGTGGACCTGTACGAGCTGGAGGAGGAGTTTTACTCGTCCAGGTACAGATAg
- the RPL7A gene encoding 60S ribosomal protein L7a, with product MPKGKKAKGKKVAPAPAVVKKQEAKKVVNPLFEKRPKNFGIGQDIQPKRDLTRFVKWPRYIRLQRQRAILYKRLKVPPAINQFTQALDRQTATQLLKLAHKYRPETKQEKKQRLLARAEKKAAGKGDVPTKRPPVLRAGVNTVTTLVENKKAQLVVIAHDVDPIELVVFLPALCRKMGVPYCIIKGKARLGRLVHRKTCTAVAFTQVNSEDKGALAKLVEAIRTNYNDRYDEIRRHWGGNILGPKSVARIAKLEKAKAKELATKLG from the exons ATG CCGAAAGGAAAGAAGGCCAAGGGCAAGAAGGTGGCCCCGGCCCCTGCCGTGGTCAAGAAGCAGGAGGCCAAGAAGGTGGTGAACCCCCTGTTCGAGAAGCGGCCCAAGAACTTCGGCATCG gcCAGGACATCCAGCCCAAGCGGGACCTGACCCGCTTCGTCAAGTGGCCGCGCTACATCCGCCTGCAGCGCCAGCGCGCCATCCTCTACAAGCGGCTCAAGGTGCCCCCCGCCATCAACCAGTTCACGCAGGCGCTGGACCGGCAGACGGCCACGCAGCTTCTCAAGCTGGCACACAAGTACCGGCCCGAGACGAAGCAGGAGAAGAAGCAGCGGCTGCTGGCCCGCGCCGAGAAGAAGGCGGCCGGCAAGGGCGACGTCCCCACCAAGCGGCCCCCCGTGCTTAGAGCTG GGGTCAACACTGTCACCACGCTCGTGGAGAACAAGAAGGCGCAGCTGGTGGTGATCGCGCACGACGTGGACCCCATTGAG CTGGTGGTCTTTCTGCCTGCCCTGTGCCGGAAAATGGGGGTGCCCTACTGCATCATCAAGGGCAAGGCCCGCCTGGGCCGCCTGGTCCACAGGAAGACCTGCACCGCCGTGGCTTTCACACAGGTCAACTC GGAAGACAAAGGCGCTCTGGCTAAGCTGGTGGAAGCCATCAGGACCAACTACAACGACAGATACGACGAG ATTCGGCGGCACTGGGGTGGCAACATTTTGGGTCCAAAGTCTGTGGCTCGCATCGCCAAACTGGAAAAGGCCAAGGCTAAAGAACTTGCCACCAAGTTGGGCTGA
- the LOC101547338 gene encoding surfeit locus protein 1 isoform X1, with protein MTRTPSSSREHVGRGRGPAPRKQMPPRPEVPASAMAAAAARSLGRWGPRRPQLLAASRCPRAPRAGWARPPSRSSSSAAETPAAKAEADPALRWLLLVIPVTAFGLGTWQVRRREWKLKLIAELESRIRAEPVPLPADPLELQSLEYRPVRVRGRFDHSKELYMMPRTLVDPAREAREAGRLSSSAETGAYVVTPFHCTELGITILVNRGFVPRRKVNPETRLKGQIEGELDLVGAVRLTEVRKPFVPENLPERNQWHYRDVPAMAQRVGTEPIFIDADFRSTVPGGPIGGQTRVTLRNEHLQYILTWYGLCAATSYLWYQKFLRRVPGV; from the exons ATGACGCGGACGCCGAGCTCGAGCCGGGAGCAcgtgggccgggggcggggcccggcgcccCGGAAGCAGATGCCTCCGCGCCCGGAAGTGCCCGCGAGCGCGATGGCGGCGGCCGCTGCTCGGAGCCTGGGGCGGTGGGGGCCGCGCCGGCCGCAGCTGCTCGCGGCCAGTCGGTGTCCGCGGGCCCCGCGCGCAG GCTGGGCGCGGCCGCCGAGCCGGAGCAGCAGCTCGGCCGCAGAGACGCCCGCCGCCAAGGCCGAGGCCGACCCGGCGCTGCGCTGGCTCCTGCTCGTCATCCCCGTGACCGCCTTCGGCCTGGGCACCTGGCAG GTCCGGCGCCGGGAGTGGAAACTGAAGCTCATCGCGGAGCTGGAGTCCCGGATCAGGGCCGAGCCCGTCCCTCTGCCCGCCGA CCCACTGGAACTGCAGAGTCTGGAGTACAGGCCCGTGAGGGTCCGGGGCCGCTTTGACCACTCCAAGGAGCTGTACATGATGCCCCGCACCCTGGTAGACCCGGCGCGGGAGGCCCGGGAGGCCGGCAGGCTCTCCTCCTCTGCAGAGACTGGGGCTTATGTCGTCACCCCCTTCCACTGCACAGAGCTGGG AATCACCATCCTGGTCAACAGAGGCTTCGTCCCCAGGAGGAAAGTGAACCCAGAGACTCGCCTGAAAGGCCAG ATCGAAGGGGAGCTGGACCTGGTTGGGGCAGTGCGGCTGACTGAAGTGAGGAAGCCTTTTGTTCCGGAGAACCTCCCAGAAAGAAACCAGTGGCACTACCGGGACGTTCCAGCCATGGCGCAGCGCGTGGGCACAGAGCCCATCTTCATTGATGCTGACTTCC GGAGCACAGTGCCCGGAGGCCCCATTGGGGGGCAGACTAGAGTGACGCTGAGGAATGAGCATCTGCAGTACATCCTCACATG GTATGGCCTTTGTGCGGCCACATCATACCTGTGGTACCAGAAGTTCCTACGCCGGGTCCCTGGTGTGTGA
- the LOC101547338 gene encoding surfeit locus protein 1 isoform X2: MTRTPSSSREHVGRGRGPAPRKQMPPRPEVPASAMAAAAARSLGRWGPRRPQLLAASRCPRAPRAGWARPPSRSSSSAAETPAAKAEADPALRWLLLVIPVTAFGLGTWQVRRREWKLKLIAELESRIRAEPVPLPAEITILVNRGFVPRRKVNPETRLKGQIEGELDLVGAVRLTEVRKPFVPENLPERNQWHYRDVPAMAQRVGTEPIFIDADFRSTVPGGPIGGQTRVTLRNEHLQYILTWYGLCAATSYLWYQKFLRRVPGV; this comes from the exons ATGACGCGGACGCCGAGCTCGAGCCGGGAGCAcgtgggccgggggcggggcccggcgcccCGGAAGCAGATGCCTCCGCGCCCGGAAGTGCCCGCGAGCGCGATGGCGGCGGCCGCTGCTCGGAGCCTGGGGCGGTGGGGGCCGCGCCGGCCGCAGCTGCTCGCGGCCAGTCGGTGTCCGCGGGCCCCGCGCGCAG GCTGGGCGCGGCCGCCGAGCCGGAGCAGCAGCTCGGCCGCAGAGACGCCCGCCGCCAAGGCCGAGGCCGACCCGGCGCTGCGCTGGCTCCTGCTCGTCATCCCCGTGACCGCCTTCGGCCTGGGCACCTGGCAG GTCCGGCGCCGGGAGTGGAAACTGAAGCTCATCGCGGAGCTGGAGTCCCGGATCAGGGCCGAGCCCGTCCCTCTGCCCGCCGA AATCACCATCCTGGTCAACAGAGGCTTCGTCCCCAGGAGGAAAGTGAACCCAGAGACTCGCCTGAAAGGCCAG ATCGAAGGGGAGCTGGACCTGGTTGGGGCAGTGCGGCTGACTGAAGTGAGGAAGCCTTTTGTTCCGGAGAACCTCCCAGAAAGAAACCAGTGGCACTACCGGGACGTTCCAGCCATGGCGCAGCGCGTGGGCACAGAGCCCATCTTCATTGATGCTGACTTCC GGAGCACAGTGCCCGGAGGCCCCATTGGGGGGCAGACTAGAGTGACGCTGAGGAATGAGCATCTGCAGTACATCCTCACATG GTATGGCCTTTGTGCGGCCACATCATACCTGTGGTACCAGAAGTTCCTACGCCGGGTCCCTGGTGTGTGA
- the SURF2 gene encoding surfeit locus protein 2 isoform X2 — protein sequence MDELPGDLRAFLREHPSLRPQPGTGKVRCELTGHELPCRLPELQVYTRGKKYRRLAGPDPAFDYARFEPHIVPSTKNPLQLFCKLTLRHINKSPAHVLRHTQGRRYQRALHRYAECQEQGVEYVPACLLNQRKKRAGPTDGDAPPGPRAAFWEPVSSEDEGATLSDSGDSMTDLYPPELFTPKAGAEDLAAEGDPELRACGEPVPKRRKRQQWQQRGRRRRGSAGKPRSLGARKQTG from the exons ATGGACGAGCTGCCCGGCGACCTGCGCGCCTTCCTGCGCGAGCATCCGAGCCTGCGACCGCAGCCCGGCACCGGCAAG GTTAGGTGCGAGCTGACCGGCCACGAGCTGCCCTGCCGCCTGCCCGAGCTCCAGGTCTACACCCGCGGCAAGAAGTACCGGCGGTTGGCCGGGCCCGACCCGGCCTTCGACTATGCCCGGTTCGAGCCCCACATCGTGCCCAGCACCAAGAACCC GCTCCAGCTCTTCTGCAAACTCACCCTCCGGCACATCAACAAGTCCCCTGCCCACGTGCTTCGGCACACGCAGGGCCGCCGCTACCAGCGGGCTCTGCACAGGT ATGCCGAGTGCCAGGAGCAGGGCGTGGAGTACGTGCCTGCCTGTCTCCTGAACCAGCGGAAGAAGAGGGCAGGCCCCACGGACGGGGACGCGCCACCTGGGCCCAGGGCAGCCTTCTGGGAACCAGTGTCCAGTGAGGACGAGGGTGCTACGCTGAGTGACAGTGGCGACAGCATGACGGACCTGTACCCAC CTGAGCTGTTCACCCCAAAGGCTGGGGCGGAGGATCTCGCTGCAGAGGGAGACCCGGAGCTGAGAGCATGCGGGGAGCCGGTGCCCAAACGCAGGAAG cggcagcagtggcagcagcggGGACGGCGGAGGCGGGGCTCTGCGGGGAAGCCCAGGAGCCTCGGCGCTCGCAAACAGACCGGCTAG
- the SURF2 gene encoding surfeit locus protein 2 isoform X1 has translation MDELPGDLRAFLREHPSLRPQPGTGKVRCELTGHELPCRLPELQVYTRGKKYRRLAGPDPAFDYARFEPHIVPSTKNPLQLFCKLTLRHINKSPAHVLRHTQGRRYQRALHRYAECQEQGVEYVPACLLNQRKKRAGPTDGDAPPGPRAAFWEPVSSEDEGATLSDSGDSMTDLYPPELFTPKAGAEDLAAEGDPELRACGEPVPKRRKQRQQWQQRGRRRRGSAGKPRSLGARKQTG, from the exons ATGGACGAGCTGCCCGGCGACCTGCGCGCCTTCCTGCGCGAGCATCCGAGCCTGCGACCGCAGCCCGGCACCGGCAAG GTTAGGTGCGAGCTGACCGGCCACGAGCTGCCCTGCCGCCTGCCCGAGCTCCAGGTCTACACCCGCGGCAAGAAGTACCGGCGGTTGGCCGGGCCCGACCCGGCCTTCGACTATGCCCGGTTCGAGCCCCACATCGTGCCCAGCACCAAGAACCC GCTCCAGCTCTTCTGCAAACTCACCCTCCGGCACATCAACAAGTCCCCTGCCCACGTGCTTCGGCACACGCAGGGCCGCCGCTACCAGCGGGCTCTGCACAGGT ATGCCGAGTGCCAGGAGCAGGGCGTGGAGTACGTGCCTGCCTGTCTCCTGAACCAGCGGAAGAAGAGGGCAGGCCCCACGGACGGGGACGCGCCACCTGGGCCCAGGGCAGCCTTCTGGGAACCAGTGTCCAGTGAGGACGAGGGTGCTACGCTGAGTGACAGTGGCGACAGCATGACGGACCTGTACCCAC CTGAGCTGTTCACCCCAAAGGCTGGGGCGGAGGATCTCGCTGCAGAGGGAGACCCGGAGCTGAGAGCATGCGGGGAGCCGGTGCCCAAACGCAGGAAG CAGcggcagcagtggcagcagcggGGACGGCGGAGGCGGGGCTCTGCGGGGAAGCCCAGGAGCCTCGGCGCTCGCAAACAGACCGGCTAG
- the SURF4 gene encoding surfeit locus protein 4, translating into MGQNDLMGTAEDFADQFLRVTKQYLPHVARLCLISTFLEDGIRMWFQWSEQRDYIDTTWGCGYLLASCFVFLNLLGQLTGCVLVLSRNFVQHACFGLFGIIALQTIAYSILWDLKFLMRNLALGGGLLLLLAESRSEGKSMFAGVPTMRESSPKQYMQLGGRVLLVLMFMTLLHFDAGFFSILQNIVGTALMILVAIGFKTKLAALTLVVWLFVINVYFNAFWTIPVYKPMHDFLKYDFFQTMSVIGGLLLVVALGPGGVSMDEKKKEW; encoded by the exons ATGGGCCAGAACGACCTGATGGGCACGGCCGAGGACTTCGCCGACCAG TTCCTGCGCGTGACCAAGCAGTACCTGCCGCACGTGGCGCGCCTGTGCCTGATCAGCACCTTCCTGGAGGACGGCATCCGCATGTGGTTCCAGTGGAGCGAGCAGCGCGACTACATCGACACGACCTGGGGCTGCGGCTACCTGCTCGCCTCCTGCTTCGTCTTCCTCAACCTGCTGGGCCAGCTGA CCGGCTGCGTCCTGGTGCTGAGCCGGAACTTCGTGCAGCACGCCTGCTTCGGGCTCTTCGGCATCATCGCCCTGCAG acAATCGCCTACAGCATCCTGTGGGACTTGAAGTTTCTGATGAG GAACCTGGCCCTGGGCggcgggctgctgctgctgctggccgagTCGCGCTCGGAAGGCAAGAGCATGTTTGCAGGCGTGCCGACCATGCGGGAGAGCTCCCCCAAACAGTACATGCAGCTGGGCGGCCGTGTGCTGCTGGTGCTCATGTTCATGACCCTCCTGCACTTCGACGCTGGCTTCTTCTCT ATCCTGCAGAACATTGTGGGGACAGCCCTCATGATCCTCGTGGCCATTGGCTTTAAGACTAAGCTGGCCGCCTTGACTCTGGTTGTCTGGCTGTTCGTCATCAATGTGTACTTCAACGCCTTCTGGACCATCCCCGTGTACAAGCCCATGCATGACTTCCTCAAGTACGATTTCTTCCAAACCATGTCGGTGATTGGGGGCCTGCTCCTGGTGGTGGCGCTGGGCCCTGGGGGCGTCTCCATGGATGAGAAGAAGAAAGAGTGGTAA